One Arachis duranensis cultivar V14167 unplaced genomic scaffold, aradu.V14167.gnm2.J7QH unplaced_Scaffold_232525, whole genome shotgun sequence DNA segment encodes these proteins:
- the LOC107462039 gene encoding BEL1-like homeodomain protein 1, whose translation MATYFHGSNSEMQSSSPSASASGADGGLQTLYLMNPNYHHVPYSDAPTQNMLLLNPNHQAHALNLANLSHAPPPPHHQLLIHRLPNSDDNTRASLFGHHDIATATAPPTFHGFSAPRVQYNLWGSVVDQPQPSPSSSSGGADMGFRRPTQQGLSLSLSSQQQQQQQQQQTGTYRSLSGEVEVAVAGGVGNSPSSASNGISGVQGVLLGSKYLKAAQELLDEVVNVGNKGISKEELAEKVKPNRESNSGVGEGSSGGGGENSDAGKHVAELTTAQRQELQMKKSKLVSMLDEVEQRYRQYHHQMQVVISSFEQAAGFGAAKSYTSLALKTISKQFRCLKDAISSQIRATSKTLGEDDCLGAKVEGSRLRYVDHHLRQQRALQQLGMIQPNAWRPQRGLPERAVSILRAWLFEHFLHPYPKDSDKVMLAKQTGLTRSQVSNWFINARVRLWKPMVEEMYMEEVKEQENNNNNNNNNNGSERSKESSKELGSASNATTNNGAPDNNNNNNPVLDPIKVLHQSKQECFNNNSSPTGAGEISVNSSLSTSPMGGGVGSLQSHSGFHLAGSSDMQIRSPNKARNASEIMHNSPSSILSVDMEMKHINGDHHREPNSITGYGAFSMEDIGTRFSTVTDHHHHQLGSSRFQGNNGVSLTLGLPHNDNSVPISATQHGFLPQNMHSLGRRLEIGNNGNEFCVINNPSSSHPGPTYESIDIQNRKRFAAQLLHDFVA comes from the exons ATGGCAACGTACTTTCATGGAAGCAATTCTGAAATGCAATCTTCTTCGCCTTCAGCTTCCGCTTCTGGTGCAGATGGTGGCTTGCAGACACTTTACCTTATGAACCCAAACTACCACCACGTGCCCTATTCTGACGCGCCGACGCAAAACATGCTTCTTCTTAATCCTAACCACCAAGCTCACGCGCTCAACCTCGCCAACTTATCCCACGCGCCCCCTCCACCACACCACCAACTACTCATTCATCGACTTCCCAACTCCGACGACAACACCCGGGCCTCTCTCTTCGGACACCACGACATCGCCACGGCTACCGCCCCGCCCACTTTCCACGGCTTCTCTGCGCCGCGCGTGCAGTACAATCTGTGGGGCTCTGTGGTCGACCAGCCTCAGCCGTCGCCGTCCAGCAGCTCCGGAGGCGCCGACATGGGTTTCCGGCGGCCTACTCAGCAGGGCTTATCGCTCAGCCTCTCCtcacagcagcagcagcagcagcaacagcaACAAACAGGTACCTATAGGTCTCTCTCCGGCGAGGTTGAAGTTGCCGTTGCCGGAGGTGTCGGTAACTCGCCGTCATCGGCGTCGAACGGGATCTCGGGCGTGCAGGGTGTTCTGTTGGGATCAAAGTACCTGAAAGCCGCACAGGAGCTTCTTGACGAGGTGGTGAACGTGGGCAATAAGGGAATTTCAAAGGAGGAGTTGGCAGAGAAGGTGAAGCCCAATAGGGAATCAAATTCTGGCGTGGGCGAAGGATCCAGTGGCGGCGGCGGAGAGAACAGTGACGCCGGGAAGCATGTTGCTGAACTGACCACTGCTCAGAGACAAGAGCTTCAGATGAAGAAATCCAAGCTTGTCTCCATGCTCGATGAG GTGGAACAAAGGTACCGGCAATACCACCACCAAATGCAAGTTGTGATATCATCGTTTGAGCAAGCGGCGGGTTTCGGGGCGGCCAAATCGTACACGTCGCTAGCCCTAAAGACAATCTCGAAGCAATTCCGGTGCCTTAAGGATGCCATATCTTCACAGATAAGAGCAACGAGCAAGACATTGGGAGAGGATGATTGCTTAGGAGCTAAGGTAGAAGGTTCCAGGCTTAGGTATGTGGATCACCATCTTCGTCAACAAAGGGCACTGCAGCAACTTGGAATGATTCAACCCAATGCTTGGAGGCCACAAAGAGGCTTACCTGAACGCGCTGTTTCAATTCTTCGTGCATGGCTTTTTGAGCATTTCCTTCACCC TTATCCTAAGGACTCTGATAAAGTGATGCTAGCAAAGCAAACTGGACTTACTAGGAGCCAG GTGTCTAACTGGTTCATCAATGCCCGGGTTCGGCTATGGAAACCAATGGTTGAGGAAATGTACATGGAAGAAGTGAAGGAGCAagaaaacaataacaataacaacaacaacaacaacggtTCGGAGAGATcaaaggaatcaagcaaggagttAGGTTCAGCTTCAAATGCTACTACTAATAATGGAGCTCctgataataataacaataataatccaGTTCTTGATCCCATAAAAGTTCttcatcaatcaaaacaagaatgcTTCAACAACAACAGCTCTCCAACCGGCGCCGGCGAGATCTCGGTGAATTCTTCCTTGTCCACTTCTCCCATGGGTGGAGGAGTAGGATCCCTTCAATCCCACAGCGGTTTCCATCTTGCAGGTTCCTCTGACATGCAAATTAGGAGCCCAAACAAGGCTAGAAACGCTTCCGAAATTATGCATAACTCCCCAAGTAGTATCCTCTCAGTGGACATGGAAATGAAGCACATCAATGGGGATCATCATAGAGAACCCAATAGTATCACTGGTTATGGAGCTTTCTCAATGGAAGACATTGGAACCAGGTTCAGTACTGTCactgatcatcatcatcatcaattagGTTCTTCAAGGTTCCAAGGAAACAATGGTGTGTCTCTCACCCTGGGGCTTCCACACAACGACAACAGTGTTCCTATCTCCGCAACTCAACATGGATTTCTTCCACAGAATATGCATAGTTTGGGAAGGAGACTTGAGATTGGAAACAATGGGAACGAGTTTTGTGTGATCAACAATCCAAGTTCTTCTCACCCTGGACCTACCTATGAAAGCATTGACATTCAGAACAGAAAGAGGTTTGCTGCACAGTTATTGCATGATTTTGTGGCTTGA